The genomic stretch CGCCTCCCCAGAGCAGACCAGCGTTCGAATGGCGTCCCGACCAGGACGAGATCCGGCAGGTCCCGTGCCCACCGCCTCGTTCTCCACACCCATCCGCCGAGTTGTCCACAGCTGGGGATAGATCGGTGAGTTACACGCGTGTGATTATCCCCACTGTGGAGGAGCCTGTGGAGAACTCCGGGGCGCGGGTGGGGACAACCGTGTGGAGAACGTACGGATCTGTGGAGAACGGGGTTGAGCCTCCCGACCGGGACGCCCTCGCGCCGGTTGCTTGTGGACAGAGCCGACCAGAGCTGGTGCTGGCGCGAACGACGACGCCCGCCGCACCGGAACCGGTGCGACGGGCGTCGAGGAAGCGTTCGAGCGGGTGGTCAGCGCCACCGCGTGGTCATGAGGAAGCCGACGAACATGATGCCGAAGCCGATCAAGATGTTCCACGAGTTCAGCGACGGGACCGGGAGCGTGCCGCCGGAGACGTAGAAGACGATGACCCATGCGAGTCCGATCAGCATGAAGCCGAACATGACGGGCTTGAACCACACGGGGTTCGGCTGGTCCCCCGCGGTGTCGACCGAGTCGGCTCGGGTCGTCCGGGCGGGCTTGGTGCGGTCCTTGTCCATGGCCATGGCCGGTATCCTACCGTCACCATGCGTGAGTTCCGGCCTCGTCGGACGTGACTCACATCCCCCACGAGTACGGTGAACGGCCAATGACCAAGATCCTCGTCGTCGACAACTACGACAGCTTCGTGTACACCCTCAACGGCTACGTCCAGCAGCTCGGTGCGGACACCGACGTCGTGCGGAACGACGCCTTCCCGGAGAGTGAGATCGCCGACCGGATCGCCGAGTACGACGGCGTCCTGCTGTCTCCTGGCCCGGGCACCCCCGCCGACGCCGGCGTCTCGATCCCGACCGTGCGTGCGGCCATCGCGGCGGACAAGCCCCTGCTGGGCGTCTGCCTCGGACACCAGGCGATCGCCGAGGCCCTGGGCGCCACGGTCACGCACGCCGACGAGCTGATGCACGGCAAGACGTCGCAGGTCGACCACGACGACAGCGTGCTGTTCACCGGTGTCCCGCACCCCTTCACGGCGACGCGGTACCACTCACTGGCGATCGTCGACGGCACGGTCCCGGACGAGCTGACGATCACGGCCCGGACCGCGGGCGGCGTCATCATGGGTGTGCAGCACCGTGGCGCACCGGTCTACGGCGTGCAGTTCCACCCGGAGTCCGTCCTCACCGAGGGTGGCTACCGGATGGTCGGCAACTGGCTCGAGACGGCGGGCCTCAGTGGCGCCGCCGAGCGGGCTGCTGGACTCGGCCCGCTCATCTCCGGACGCTGACCAGCCGACGGCTGACCGCCCGACGGCTGACCATCGGCACGCTCCGGCCAGGTCGATGGAGTCGGCCCGACCGGCCGTTCCGGCCTGACGAGCCGAGTCGGCTGACCGGTCGCGGCGTGCCGGTCGTGTCGGCCCCGTTGTTCGCCTCGGACTGATCGGCCGCCGTCAGGACGTCGACCCCAGTGGTCAGTTGCCCCTGTCGCCCGGGTTCAGCGATCCGCCGCCGCCGTTCGTCGCGCCGCCACCGGTGGCCGCACCGCCGCCGTTCGACGTGCCGCCACCGGGTGCCGGCTGGCGCGACGGCTGCCGCTGCGGCTGTGCCGAGGCTGCGCAGTAGGTCAGCGTGACCGTGGTGCCCTGGGGGACGTCGCCCGCGGGCACGCTCTGCTGCGTCACCGTAGTGCCCGTGCAGGCGTACGACGGCGCGGGCTGCACGGTGAGACCCTTGCCGGCGAGCGTGGACCGGGCGGTGTCGAACGGCTGCTGTGTGACGTCCGGCAGCTGGACCTTGCCGTTCGACACGACGAGGTTCACGACCGAGCCCTTGGCCTGTGTGACGCCCGACGCCGGGTCGCTGCTCAGCACCGTGCCCTCGGGCACCGTCGGCGAGTAGTCCGAGCTGACCGCGCCGACCGAGAAGCCCGCGGCGTCAAGGGCCTTGGTGGCGGCGTCCTGCGTCTGCGACCGGACGTCCGGCACGGCGATCTGCTCCGGTCCGGTCGACACGACGACCCGGATCTCCTGGTCACGAGCAACGGAGGTCTTCGCGTCCGGGACGGTCCGGATCACGTCGTCCTTGTCGACGCTGTCCGAGGGTTCGTCGTCGCGCGCAGCCTTCAGTCCACGACGTTCGAGTGTCGCCTGGGCTTGGTCGTAGGTCTGGCCGGCGACGCTGGGCACCTTGATCGACGAACTGACCGGCGGCTTGCCCGGCTCGAGGTTCGCGACGAAGTAGGCGACGGCGGCGATGACCGCGATGGTGAGGACGATCCCGAGCCAGATCCAGGCGACGGGGGGCCGGTTCTGGGTCCGCTGGGGTCGGCGCTCGGAGGTGTCGTCGAGTTCGCGGAAGGCGACGTCGGCGTTGGCGGCCGCACGGGGGTTGACCCCGAACAGCAGCGCGGCGTCGTCCGCCGCGGCGGCCGCGAGCTTCTTCTTCGAGATCGGGACGTGTCCGGCGGCGGCCTGCTGCAGGTCGCGGCGGAACTCCGCAGCGTTCTGGAACCGACGGGTGCGGTCCTTCACGAGGGCGTGCAGGGTGACGGCGTCGAGTGCCGGCGAGACCGTCGACGTCATCGTGGACGGCGCGACGGGCTGCTCGCTGACGTGCTGGTAGGCGACGGCGACCGGGGAGGCGCCACGGAAGGGCGGGTGTCCGGTGAGCAGCTCGAACAGCACGATGCCGGTCGAGTACAGGTCGGTGCGGGCGTCGACGACCTCGCCGCGGGCCTGCTCCGGGGAGAAGTACGACGCGGTGCCGAGGATCGACGTGGTCTGCGCCACGGTGGCCGATGTGTCCGTGATGGCGCGGGCGATGCCGAAGTCCATCACCTTGACCTGGCCCGAGTGGGTGATCATGACGTTCGCGGGCTTGATGTCGCGGTGGACGACACCGGCGCGGTGGGAGAACTCGAGCGCGGTGAGGATGCCCTCGACGATGCGCGCGGCTTCTTCCTGCACGACCGGACCCTCGGCGACGATCTCGCTCAGCGGGCGGCCCTCGACGTACTCCATGACGATGAAGGGGACCTGCACCTCGGCGCCCGAGGACTCGCGCACGGTCTCTTCGCCGGCGTCGTAGACACGGACGATCGTCGGGTGGGCCATGCGGGCCGCCGCCTGCGCCTCCTGCCGGAAGCGCGTGCGGAACGCCGGGTCGTTCGCGAGACTCGGCTTGAGCAGCTTCACGGCCACTCGCCGGCCCAGTCGCGTGTCGGTGCCCACGTGCACGGTGGCCATGCCGCCGCGTCCGATGACGTCACCGATCTCGTACCGGTTGGCGAGGAGCGTGATCCCCGCGGTCACACCTTCAGGCACGTACTCCTCCGAATGTCCGTCCGGGCAAGTGTACGGCAGGGGTCTCTGGGGGGACGCTGGCTGGCCGTGCTCCACGAGCAACCGTTACCGGAACGTGGCGAGGCCCCGACACGTTCCGTGCCGGGGCCTCGCGGGGGTGGTGCAGGTGGTGCGTCAGTCCTGCGGCGTCGCCGTCGAGGTCGGCGCGTCCGTCGGCTCGACGGGGGCGACCCACGTGGCGGTGGCCGGGTCCGAGGTGCTCGACGCGGCGAGGTTGCCACACGTCACCGTGTAGGACAGGGTGACGTCGTCGCCGGCCTGGTCGGCCTGGATGTCGACCGACGTCTCCGAGGTGTCACCGCTCGTGGCGCCGCTGGCGTCCTTGCCGCCGGAGACCGTCCACGAGTACTTCGAGACGGTGTACCCGGTCGGGCAGGTGGCGGTCGACCAGCTGAACGTCACGGCTCCGGTGGCGGAGACCGCGCCGGCGCTCGGGGTGTTCGGCTTGTTGACCGACGGCGGCGCGGTGTACTCACGCAGGGTGATGAGTGCGCCGTCCGACAGGCTGCCGGTGGGGCTGATCGACTGCACCGTGTTCGCCTGCTCGGCGGTCTCGGCCGGATCGCCGTCCTGCACCTGGACGGCGAAGCCCATGCTCTGCAGTTCCGTCTGGACCTGGTCGGTCGCCCGCCCGATGTAGTCGGCGGGGTTGATCGTCGTCCGGGTCTCGGTCGGGGTTGCCGACGGTTCCTGGCTCGGCGCCTGCGACCTCGTCTGCGACGGAGCACTGCTCTGGGACGCGGACGGGTCGGGGTCCTGGTCTGCGTTCGCGAAGACGAGCACACCGATCACGATCGCCGCGATGAGCACGACGGCGCCGACGAGCCACCAGATCCAGGCGCGGCTCTTCTTCTCGTCGGTGTCGTCCTCGGGACCGGCGGGGCTGCGCGGCGCACCGCCACCGACGACCGGCGCGTTCGCCTGGGTGCCGATGAGGGCGGTGGCGGCGTCGTTGCCCGGGGGCGGGTTGAACGCGACCGTCCCGGCGCCGCCGATGGCCGGCACCGCCACGGTCGCCGCAGCGACGTCACCGCGACGGAGGGCCTGGGCGGCGCGGGCGAGGTTCGCCGCGGTCGCCGGACGGTCGGCGGGCTTCTTCGCGATGCAGGACATCACGAGGGCGGCCACCGGCTCCGGGACGGTCCCCGGCAGCGCGGGCGGCTGGTCGTTGATGTGTGCCATCGCGATGGCGACCTGCGACTCGCCCGTGAAGGGTCGACGACCCGCCAGGCACTCGTACGCGACGATGCCGAGCGAGTACACGTCCGTCGACGGCGAGGCGGGATGGCCGCTCGCCTGCTCCGGCGACAGGTACTGGACGGTGCCCATGACCTGGCCGGTCGCGGTGAGCGGGACCTGATCGGCGATGCGGGCGATCCCGAAGTCGGTGATCTTGACGCGGCCGTCCGGCGTGATGAGCAGGTTGCCCGGCTTGATGTCGCGGTGCACCAGGCCGACGGCGTGCGCTGCCTGCAGGGCATTCGCGGTCTGGGCGACGATGTCGAGGACCTTGTCGACGGGCAGGGTGTGCTCGCGCTCGATCATCGTGGACAGGGCTTCGCCGGGGACGAGTTCCATCACGAGGTAGGCGCTGCCGTCTTCCTCGCCGTAGTCGAACACGTTGGCGATGCCCTCGTGGTTGACGAGTGCGGCGTGCCGGGCCTCGGCGCGGAAGCGCTCGAGGAACCCGGGGTCGCCGAGGTACTCGTCCTTGAGGATCTTCAGGGCGACGGTGCGCCCGATGACGAGGTCAGTCGCCTGCCACACCTCTCCCATGCCGCCGATGGCGACTCGGGAGGAGAGCTGGTACCGCCCACCGAAGGTGAGTCCGCTGGTGGGTCTCATTTGTTCAGCACCGCCTCCATGACCTTCTTCGCGACGGGAGCCGCGACCGTGTTGCCGACTCCGGACTGCCCGAGCCCGCCGCCGTTCCCGACGACCACGGCGACCGCGACCTCCGGGTCCTTGGCCGGGGCGAAGCCCGTGAACCAGAGAGTGTAGGGATCGCCCGTGCCGCCCTCGGCCGTGCCGGTCTTGCCAGCGACGTCGACACCGTCGATCTTCGCATTCGTTCCGGTCCCCGCGTTCACGACGCTCTGCATCGCTTCGGTCAGGTCGGACGCCGCGTCGGACGACAGCGGGGCGCTGTACTGCTTCGGCGAGAACGAGTCGACCGTCTTCAGGTCGCTCGTCTCGATCGACTCGACGAGCGACGGCTGCATGACACGCCCGCCGTTCGCGATGCCGGCGGAGACCATCGCCATCTGCAGCGGGGTCACGCGGTCGCTGGCCTGGCCGAACGAGCTGAGCATGAGCTCGGCCGTCGACTCGGGCTCCGGGTACTGGCTCGGGGTCGCCGAGGTCGGCACGTCGATGACGTTGCCGAAACCGTACTCGTCCGCGGTCTTCTTGATCGTCTCGTAGCCGAGCTTCCGGCCGAGTTCGGCGAACGGGATGTTGCACGAGTACTGGATCGCGACGCGGAGCTTGACCTGGTCGCCACCGCCACAGCTGCCGCCCTCGGCGTTGTTGATCCGCGAGCTGCTGCCCGGCAGGGTCAAGGTCGACGGGTTCGGCAGTGTCGAGTCGAGCGTGTAGTCCCCGCTCGCCAGGGCCGCGGAGGCGACCACGAGCTTGAACACCGATCCGGGCGTGTACAGGTCGCCGGCGATGGCACGGTTCGCCAGCGGCTTCGAGGCGTCGGCCTCGAGCGCCTGGTAGCGCGCGATGACGTCCTTGGTGTCGTGCGAGGTGAGGGTGTTGGGGTCGTAGCCCGGCTTCGACACCATCGCCAGGATCTTGCCCGTCTTCGGCTGGATCGCGACGACCGCGCCGGTGTTCGCGCCGAGGGCGTCGTACGCGGCCTGCTGCACGTCGGGGTCGATCGTCAGGTTGACGTTGTCGCCCTGGACGTCCTGTCCGGTGAGGATCGCGTTGAGGTTCTGGAAGAACGAGTCGTCGCTGTTGCCCGACAGCACGGCGTTCTCGGCGCTCTCGATGCCCGAGTTGCCCTGACCGATCGTGAAGTAGCCAGTGACGGCCGAGTAGAGAGCGCCGTTGTTGTACTTGCGCTGGTACTGGTACTGGTCGTCGACCGCGGTGGACTCGGCGATCGGCTTGCCGTCGACCAGGATCGCCCCACGCTTGGTGGAGTAACTGTCCAGGATGGTTCGGGAGTTCCGGCTGTCGGCACGGAGCGAGTCCGCCGCGAAGAACTGGATGGACGTCGTCGACACGAAGAGCGCGACGAACATGAGCACGACGACGGTCGAGACGCCGCGGAGTTGGCGGTTCACCGGCGCTCCTTCCTGGACCGGCCACGGCCGGTGTTGCCCCGCTCCGACAGCGCACCCTGCTGGACGCGCTGTTCGGCGGGGATCGAGTCGGTCAGCCGCAGCAGCATCGCCGCGATGATCCAGTTCGCCACGAGGGACGAACCACCTGCCGCCATGAACGGCGTGGTGAGTCCGGTGACCGGGATGATCCGGGTGATGCCACCGACGACGACGAAGACCTGCAGGGCGATCGTGAAGCCGAACCCGATGCCGAGCAGCTTGCCGAAGTCGTCCTGCGCCATGAAGCCGACGCGGATGCCCCGGGAGACCAGCACCACGAACAGGCCGAGGATCGCGAAGACCCCGATCAGCCCGAGCTCTTCACCGAGCGAGGCGATGATGTAGTCCGCGTTGGCGACCGGCGTGATGTACGGCCGGCCCTGCCCGAGCCCGGTGCCGGTGATCCCGCCGTTGGCGAAGCCGAACAGGCCCTGCACGAGCTGGTAGCTGCCCTGCGTCTGCCGCAGGAAGATCTGCTGGTCGAACGGGTCGAGCCACTGCTCGAAGCGGCCCTGCACGTAGACCAGGACGCTCGCCGCGATGAGGGCACCGCCGATGAACAGCACCAGGCCGATCACGACCCAGCTGAGCCGGGCGGTCGCGACGTAGATCATCACGAGGAACAGGCCGAAGTACAGCAGGGCGGTGCCGAGGTCGCGCTGGAAGACCAGCACGCTCATCGCCACACCCCAGATGATGAGGATCGGGCCGAGGTCACGGGCACGCGGGAACGTCATGCCGAGGAACTTCCGGCCGACGATCGACAGGCTGTCCCGCGCGGTGACCAGGTAGCCGGCGAAGAACAGCGCCATGGTGATCTTCGCGAGCTCACCCGGTTGGAACGAGAACGGTCCGATCCGGATCCAGACCCGGGCACCGCCGATGTTCGTGCCGATGCCGGGCAGCATCGGCAGCAGGAGCAGCACGATGGTGAGCAGCATGAAGATGTAGCGGTAGCGCTGCAGGAACCGGTGGTTGCGCACGAGCAGGATCGTGATGATCGCGAACACCATCGCCAGCAGGGTCCACGCGATCTGCTTGACGCCGATCGCCGCCCACCCGGAGACGCCGTTGTGGATGTCGATCCGGTAGATCTCGGCGATCCCGATGCCGTTGAGCACGAGGGCCACCGGCAGGATGAACGGGTCGGCGTTCTTCGCGACGACGCGCAGGATGACGTGCATCACGAGCGCCAGGCCGAGGATCGAGGCCGCGGTCCAGAGCACCGAGGTGTCGAAGACGCGGCCCTTGGTGCCGAGCTGCACGAGCACCATCGCACCGCCGCAGATGCCGCAGGCGATGACGAGCAGCACGAGCTCGAGGTTCCGGGCCCGCGCGGGCTCCCGGAGCTTGATCGTGATCGCCTGGGTCAACGAGGGTGCGGCCGTGGCGCTCATCGTGCGCTCCTCGACGGGGAGGGTGACGGGGACCGGGGCGTTGCGGACCCCGAGGGGGAGGCGGACGGTGACGACGTCGGGGAGTCTCCCGAGCCTCCCGTCCCGCTCTGGTCCTGACCGGTCTCGGCGGCGGTGCGCAGCCGGTCGACGATCGCGCGGGCGTCCTGCAGGGACGTCGCGTTGATCGTCGAGCGGACGTTCTCACGCGTGTAGTCGGGGAGCTCGGTCAGCGAGATGTCGGTGTCCTCGTAGACGTCGGACAGCGCGATCGGTCCGATCGACTGCTGCACGCCCTTGTAGATCGCCACCGAGCCGCGGTCCGTGCCCACGTAGTAGTGGTCCTGCACGATCCGGTAACCGAGGAAGAGCGCGCCGATCAGCGCCAGGATCGCGATGACGAGTGCGATCGACCAGGACACCCGACGACGCACGCGGCGTCGGCGGTCCTCGGCGATGAGCTCGGCGAAGTACTGGTCCGACTCCGGCTCGAAGTGCGAGTCCTCCGGAGCGGCCGACACCTTGAGCGGGTGCAGCAGGATCGTGGGGAGGCGGATCGGCTTTCGGCCGGTCGACGCCTCGAAGGTCAGCGGGGCGGCGGCCGAACCGACCGTGGTGGCCGCGTCGTCGTCCTCGCCCGGCTCGGAGTCGGTGACGTCGAGCACGACGACCGTGACGTTGTCCGGGGCGCCGTGGTCGAGCGTCTCCTTGACCAGACGCTGCGTGACCTGGTTGGCGTCCATCGTGGACGCGAGCGCGTGCCGGATGCGCTCTTCTGCCAGGTACGACGACAGCCCGTCGGAGCAGAGCAGCCACCGGTCGCCCGGGCGGATGTCCATGATCGCGGTGTCGACCTCGGGCGCGGCGTCGACGTCGCCGAGCACCCGCATGAGGACCGAGCGGCGCGGGTGCACCGCGGCTTCCTCGGGCGTGATCCGCCCGCTGTCGACGAGACGCTGCACGAACGTGTGGTCGGAGGTGATCTGCTGCAGTTCGCCGTCGCGCCAGCGGTAGATGCGGGAGTCGCCGATGTGCGCGATCGCCAGCTGGTCGCCGACCCGGATCATGGCGCTCACCGTGGTGCCCATGCCGGTGAGCTCCTGGTGCTCGAACACCGTCTCGGTGATGAGCTGGTTCGCGGCGATCAGTGCCGACTGCAGTGCGAACTCGGCGTCGTGTGCCGAGGGGAACTCGCGGTCGACCTCTCGGATGCGCCGGATGGCGATCGCGGAGGCGACGTCGCCGCCGGCGTGCCCGCCCATGCCGTCGGCCACCGCGAACAGGTGCTGCCCGGCGTAGCCGGAGTCCTGGTTGTTCGCGCGGATGCGTCCGACGTGGGACACAGCGGCGCTCAGCGTGCGAGCCGTCATCCGGGACTACCGCCGCAGCTCGAACGTCGTCGTCCCGATGGTGATCGGGGTGCGTTCCGCCACGGTGGTGGGGACGGTGACCTTCTGGCCGCCCACGAAGGTGCCGTTGGTCGATCCGAGGTCGGTCAGGACCCAGGCACCGCCCTGCAGGTCGAGGCGGGCGTGGTTCGTGGAGGTGTAGTCGTCGCGGATCACGACGTTGCTCTCGCTGGAGCGGCCGATCGTGATCGGGCCGCCGCCGAGGGGCATCTCCATGCCCTCACGGGCACCCTCGGTGATGACGAGACGGGTGGCGACCGGACCCGCGGTGGAGGCGGTGGGTGCGCTGGCCTGACCGATCAGCTCGGTGAACGCACCGGGAGACGCCCCGGAGGCTGCGGCTGCGGTTCCGGCACCGGCCGGCATCGGCGGGGTGGTCGGGGTCGACGGGCCGGACTTGGGGTCGGTGGGGATCGCACGGACGCGTTGGCCGAAGAGGTCGCTGCGCAACGCGAAGACGATCACGAAGACGAACAGCCACAGCACCGCGAGGAACGCGAAGCGCAGGACGAGCAGGGTCAGGCCCGTGGTCATCGCGCACCTCCGTCGTTCTCCGGGATCACCCGGAACACCATACGGGTCCGACCGATCTCAATGGTTGAGTCCGGCTCGAGGATGGCCTGACTGAAGCGTTCGCCGTTGAGCTTCGAGCCGTTGGTGGACCCGAGGTCGTTCACCTGCGCGTGCTTGCCGTCCCAGAGGACCTCGACGTGCTTCCGGCTCGTCCCGGTGTCGGCGACCGTGATGTCGGCGTCCGTACCGCGGCCGATGACCGTGCGCCCGCGCTTCAGGTGGTGACGCTGCGACCCGATGTCGAGGACCGCCACCCAGGCCAGGTCGCGCTGCACCGTGGTCGAGTCGATCTCGAGGATGCCCGTGGAGAGGGTGCCGTCCTGCTGCAGGCGGATCGTG from Curtobacterium sp. MCLR17_032 encodes the following:
- a CDS encoding DUF3662 and FHA domain-containing protein; protein product: MGLLDNFERGLERAVNGAFAKTFRSGVQPVEITAALRRELDTKAAVVSRERILVPNEFTVRLAPPDHTRMHDVGQPLIDELTQRVQQHAVAQNYSFSGPVTIRLQQDGTLSTGILEIDSTTVQRDLAWVAVLDIGSQRHHLKRGRTVIGRGTDADITVADTGTSRKHVEVLWDGKHAQVNDLGSTNGSKLNGERFSQAILEPDSTIEIGRTRMVFRVIPENDGGAR
- a CDS encoding cell division protein CrgA: MAMDKDRTKPARTTRADSVDTAGDQPNPVWFKPVMFGFMLIGLAWVIVFYVSGGTLPVPSLNSWNILIGFGIMFVGFLMTTRWR
- the pknB gene encoding Stk1 family PASTA domain-containing Ser/Thr kinase yields the protein MPEGVTAGITLLANRYEIGDVIGRGGMATVHVGTDTRLGRRVAVKLLKPSLANDPAFRTRFRQEAQAAARMAHPTIVRVYDAGEETVRESSGAEVQVPFIVMEYVEGRPLSEIVAEGPVVQEEAARIVEGILTALEFSHRAGVVHRDIKPANVMITHSGQVKVMDFGIARAITDTSATVAQTTSILGTASYFSPEQARGEVVDARTDLYSTGIVLFELLTGHPPFRGASPVAVAYQHVSEQPVAPSTMTSTVSPALDAVTLHALVKDRTRRFQNAAEFRRDLQQAAAGHVPISKKKLAAAAADDAALLFGVNPRAAANADVAFRELDDTSERRPQRTQNRPPVAWIWLGIVLTIAVIAAVAYFVANLEPGKPPVSSSIKVPSVAGQTYDQAQATLERRGLKAARDDEPSDSVDKDDVIRTVPDAKTSVARDQEIRVVVSTGPEQIAVPDVRSQTQDAATKALDAAGFSVGAVSSDYSPTVPEGTVLSSDPASGVTQAKGSVVNLVVSNGKVQLPDVTQQPFDTARSTLAGKGLTVQPAPSYACTGTTVTQQSVPAGDVPQGTTVTLTYCAASAQPQRQPSRQPAPGGGTSNGGGAATGGGATNGGGGSLNPGDRGN
- a CDS encoding penicillin-binding protein 2 — protein: MNRQLRGVSTVVVLMFVALFVSTTSIQFFAADSLRADSRNSRTILDSYSTKRGAILVDGKPIAESTAVDDQYQYQRKYNNGALYSAVTGYFTIGQGNSGIESAENAVLSGNSDDSFFQNLNAILTGQDVQGDNVNLTIDPDVQQAAYDALGANTGAVVAIQPKTGKILAMVSKPGYDPNTLTSHDTKDVIARYQALEADASKPLANRAIAGDLYTPGSVFKLVVASAALASGDYTLDSTLPNPSTLTLPGSSSRINNAEGGSCGGGDQVKLRVAIQYSCNIPFAELGRKLGYETIKKTADEYGFGNVIDVPTSATPSQYPEPESTAELMLSSFGQASDRVTPLQMAMVSAGIANGGRVMQPSLVESIETSDLKTVDSFSPKQYSAPLSSDAASDLTEAMQSVVNAGTGTNAKIDGVDVAGKTGTAEGGTGDPYTLWFTGFAPAKDPEVAVAVVVGNGGGLGQSGVGNTVAAPVAKKVMEAVLNK
- a CDS encoding protein kinase, yielding MRPTSGLTFGGRYQLSSRVAIGGMGEVWQATDLVIGRTVALKILKDEYLGDPGFLERFRAEARHAALVNHEGIANVFDYGEEDGSAYLVMELVPGEALSTMIEREHTLPVDKVLDIVAQTANALQAAHAVGLVHRDIKPGNLLITPDGRVKITDFGIARIADQVPLTATGQVMGTVQYLSPEQASGHPASPSTDVYSLGIVAYECLAGRRPFTGESQVAIAMAHINDQPPALPGTVPEPVAALVMSCIAKKPADRPATAANLARAAQALRRGDVAAATVAVPAIGGAGTVAFNPPPGNDAATALIGTQANAPVVGGGAPRSPAGPEDDTDEKKSRAWIWWLVGAVVLIAAIVIGVLVFANADQDPDPSASQSSAPSQTRSQAPSQEPSATPTETRTTINPADYIGRATDQVQTELQSMGFAVQVQDGDPAETAEQANTVQSISPTGSLSDGALITLREYTAPPSVNKPNTPSAGAVSATGAVTFSWSTATCPTGYTVSKYSWTVSGGKDASGATSGDTSETSVDIQADQAGDDVTLSYTVTCGNLAASSTSDPATATWVAPVEPTDAPTSTATPQD
- a CDS encoding FHA domain-containing protein, producing the protein MTTGLTLLVLRFAFLAVLWLFVFVIVFALRSDLFGQRVRAIPTDPKSGPSTPTTPPMPAGAGTAAAASGASPGAFTELIGQASAPTASTAGPVATRLVITEGAREGMEMPLGGGPITIGRSSESNVVIRDDYTSTNHARLDLQGGAWVLTDLGSTNGTFVGGQKVTVPTTVAERTPITIGTTTFELRR
- a CDS encoding Stp1/IreP family PP2C-type Ser/Thr phosphatase translates to MTARTLSAAVSHVGRIRANNQDSGYAGQHLFAVADGMGGHAGGDVASAIAIRRIREVDREFPSAHDAEFALQSALIAANQLITETVFEHQELTGMGTTVSAMIRVGDQLAIAHIGDSRIYRWRDGELQQITSDHTFVQRLVDSGRITPEEAAVHPRRSVLMRVLGDVDAAPEVDTAIMDIRPGDRWLLCSDGLSSYLAEERIRHALASTMDANQVTQRLVKETLDHGAPDNVTVVVLDVTDSEPGEDDDAATTVGSAAAPLTFEASTGRKPIRLPTILLHPLKVSAAPEDSHFEPESDQYFAELIAEDRRRRVRRRVSWSIALVIAILALIGALFLGYRIVQDHYYVGTDRGSVAIYKGVQQSIGPIALSDVYEDTDISLTELPDYTRENVRSTINATSLQDARAIVDRLRTAAETGQDQSGTGGSGDSPTSSPSASPSGSATPRSPSPSPSRSAR
- a CDS encoding FtsW/RodA/SpoVE family cell cycle protein, whose product is MSATAAPSLTQAITIKLREPARARNLELVLLVIACGICGGAMVLVQLGTKGRVFDTSVLWTAASILGLALVMHVILRVVAKNADPFILPVALVLNGIGIAEIYRIDIHNGVSGWAAIGVKQIAWTLLAMVFAIITILLVRNHRFLQRYRYIFMLLTIVLLLLPMLPGIGTNIGGARVWIRIGPFSFQPGELAKITMALFFAGYLVTARDSLSIVGRKFLGMTFPRARDLGPILIIWGVAMSVLVFQRDLGTALLYFGLFLVMIYVATARLSWVVIGLVLFIGGALIAASVLVYVQGRFEQWLDPFDQQIFLRQTQGSYQLVQGLFGFANGGITGTGLGQGRPYITPVANADYIIASLGEELGLIGVFAILGLFVVLVSRGIRVGFMAQDDFGKLLGIGFGFTIALQVFVVVGGITRIIPVTGLTTPFMAAGGSSLVANWIIAAMLLRLTDSIPAEQRVQQGALSERGNTGRGRSRKERR
- a CDS encoding gamma-glutamyl-gamma-aminobutyrate hydrolase family protein (Members of this family of hydrolases with an active site Cys residue belong to MEROPS family C26.); the encoded protein is MTKILVVDNYDSFVYTLNGYVQQLGADTDVVRNDAFPESEIADRIAEYDGVLLSPGPGTPADAGVSIPTVRAAIAADKPLLGVCLGHQAIAEALGATVTHADELMHGKTSQVDHDDSVLFTGVPHPFTATRYHSLAIVDGTVPDELTITARTAGGVIMGVQHRGAPVYGVQFHPESVLTEGGYRMVGNWLETAGLSGAAERAAGLGPLISGR